A window from Oreochromis aureus strain Israel breed Guangdong linkage group 16, ZZ_aureus, whole genome shotgun sequence encodes these proteins:
- the LOC120433686 gene encoding C-type lectin domain family 17, member A-like isoform X1: protein MEEISARAESAEQDNPKPSTHHTGPNSCKGNRYLGVIVFWSLLGVLLLTRFVTHGVHYFIMIEERDSLNANLSTVSKKLAVMSEERDLLRANLSENLNEFERLLSLYKQKKTCPVGWSSFSHSCYLLSESFGSWDAARKDCKDRGADLVVIDSAEEQTFLSTITTKDAWIGLNDKEQEGTWKWVDGTPLTLTYWAKTQPDNGGKQDCAYVTKDERRSWGDGWCLIEYRQWICEKTPNPKNTCPVGWSSFNHSCYLLSESFGSWDAARRDCRGREADLVVINSPEEQNLLSKITTEVWIGLNDKEQEGTWKWVDGTPLNVTYWASGQPDNGGEEDCAHVIWDKQKFWNDLSCSSSRHWICEKVSENN, encoded by the exons ATGGAGGAAATTTCTGCCCGTGCTGAATCTGCTGAACAAGACAACCCAAAACCGTCAACACATCACACAG gTCCAAACAGCTGTAAGGGGAATCGTTATTTAGGTGTCATTGTGTTTTGGAGTCTGCTGGGTGTTTTACTTCTAACTAGATTTGTCACTCATGGTGTCCACT actTCATTATGATTGAGGAAAGAGACAGCCTGAATGCAAATCTCTCCACTGTGAGTAAAAAACTTGCCGTCATGAGTGAGGAAAGAGACCTGCTGCGTGCCAACCTCTCTGAAAATCTCAACGAGTTTGAAAGGCTTCTGAGTttgtacaaacaga AAAAAACATGTCCTGTAGGATGGAGCAGCTTCAGCCATAGCTGCTATCTCCTCTCGGAAAGCTTTGGTTCCTGGGATGCAGCCAGAAAGGACTGCAAAGACAGAGGAGCAGATCTGGTGGTTATTGACAGCGCTGAAGAACAG ACCTTTCTCTCTACGATCACCACAAAAGACGCTTGGATtggtttaaatgacaaagaacaGGAGGGAACATGGAAATGGGTAGATGGGACTCCACTGACTCTGAC GTACTGGGCAAAAACACAACCTGATAATGGTGGAAAACAGGACTGTGCTTATGTCACAAAGGATGAGAGAAGGTCTTGGGGTGATGGTTGGTGTTTGATAGAATATCGTCAATGGATCTGCGAAAAAACACCAAACCCAA AAAATACATGTCCTGTAGGATGGAGCAGCTTCAACCATAGCTGCTATCTCCTCTCTGAAAGCTTTGGTTCCTGGGATGCAGCCAGAAGGGACTGCAGAGGCAGAGAAGCAGATCTGGTGGTTATTAACAGCCCTGAAGAACAG AACTTACTCTCTAAAATCACCACAGAAGTTTGGATTGGTTTGAATGACAAAGAACAGGAGGGAACATGGAAATGGGTAGATGGGACTCCACTGAATGTGAC GTACTGGGCAAGTGGTCAGCCTGATAATGGTGGAGAAGAGGACTGTGCTCATGTCATATGGGATAAACAAAAATTTTGGAATGACCTTTCATGTTCATCTTCTCGTCACTGGATCTGTGAAAAAGTTTCAGAAAACAACTGA
- the LOC120433686 gene encoding C-type lectin domain family 17, member A-like isoform X2, translating to MEEISARAESAEQDNPKPSTHHTGPNSCKGNRYLGVIVFWSLLGVLLLTRFVTHGVHYFIMIEERDSLNANLSTVSKKLAVMSEERDLLRANLSENLNEFERLLSLYKQKKTCPVGWSSFSHSCYLLSESFGSWDAARKDCKDRGADLVVIDSAEEQTFLSTITTKDAWIGLNDKEQEGTWKWVDGTPLTLTYWAKTQPDNGGKQDCAYVTKDERRSWGDGWCLIEYRQWICEKTPNPRWSSFNHSCYLLSESFGSWDAARRDCRGREADLVVINSPEEQNLLSKITTEVWIGLNDKEQEGTWKWVDGTPLNVTYWASGQPDNGGEEDCAHVIWDKQKFWNDLSCSSSRHWICEKVSENN from the exons ATGGAGGAAATTTCTGCCCGTGCTGAATCTGCTGAACAAGACAACCCAAAACCGTCAACACATCACACAG gTCCAAACAGCTGTAAGGGGAATCGTTATTTAGGTGTCATTGTGTTTTGGAGTCTGCTGGGTGTTTTACTTCTAACTAGATTTGTCACTCATGGTGTCCACT actTCATTATGATTGAGGAAAGAGACAGCCTGAATGCAAATCTCTCCACTGTGAGTAAAAAACTTGCCGTCATGAGTGAGGAAAGAGACCTGCTGCGTGCCAACCTCTCTGAAAATCTCAACGAGTTTGAAAGGCTTCTGAGTttgtacaaacaga AAAAAACATGTCCTGTAGGATGGAGCAGCTTCAGCCATAGCTGCTATCTCCTCTCGGAAAGCTTTGGTTCCTGGGATGCAGCCAGAAAGGACTGCAAAGACAGAGGAGCAGATCTGGTGGTTATTGACAGCGCTGAAGAACAG ACCTTTCTCTCTACGATCACCACAAAAGACGCTTGGATtggtttaaatgacaaagaacaGGAGGGAACATGGAAATGGGTAGATGGGACTCCACTGACTCTGAC GTACTGGGCAAAAACACAACCTGATAATGGTGGAAAACAGGACTGTGCTTATGTCACAAAGGATGAGAGAAGGTCTTGGGGTGATGGTTGGTGTTTGATAGAATATCGTCAATGGATCTGCGAAAAAACACCAAACCCAA GATGGAGCAGCTTCAACCATAGCTGCTATCTCCTCTCTGAAAGCTTTGGTTCCTGGGATGCAGCCAGAAGGGACTGCAGAGGCAGAGAAGCAGATCTGGTGGTTATTAACAGCCCTGAAGAACAG AACTTACTCTCTAAAATCACCACAGAAGTTTGGATTGGTTTGAATGACAAAGAACAGGAGGGAACATGGAAATGGGTAGATGGGACTCCACTGAATGTGAC GTACTGGGCAAGTGGTCAGCCTGATAATGGTGGAGAAGAGGACTGTGCTCATGTCATATGGGATAAACAAAAATTTTGGAATGACCTTTCATGTTCATCTTCTCGTCACTGGATCTGTGAAAAAGTTTCAGAAAACAACTGA
- the LOC120433686 gene encoding C-type lectin domain family 17, member A-like isoform X3: protein MEEISARAESAEQDNPKPSTHHTGPNSCKGNRYLGVIVFWSLLGVLLLTRFVTHGVHYFIMIEERDSLNANLSTVSKKLAVMSEERDLLRANLSENLNEFERLLSLYKQKKTCPVGWSSFSHSCYLLSESFGSWDAARKDCKDRGADLVVIDSAEEQTFLSTITTKDAWIGLNDKEQEGTWKWVDGTPLTLTYWAKTQPDNGGKQDCAYVTKDERRSWGDGWCLIEYRQWICEKTPNPKNTCPVGWSSFNHSCYLLSESFGSWDAARRDCRGREADLVVINSPEEQTEIVSGKQPVSGRRRGGRIRKCGSVARIRKTGHGKDANECRGCSIHCRKEHLL, encoded by the exons ATGGAGGAAATTTCTGCCCGTGCTGAATCTGCTGAACAAGACAACCCAAAACCGTCAACACATCACACAG gTCCAAACAGCTGTAAGGGGAATCGTTATTTAGGTGTCATTGTGTTTTGGAGTCTGCTGGGTGTTTTACTTCTAACTAGATTTGTCACTCATGGTGTCCACT actTCATTATGATTGAGGAAAGAGACAGCCTGAATGCAAATCTCTCCACTGTGAGTAAAAAACTTGCCGTCATGAGTGAGGAAAGAGACCTGCTGCGTGCCAACCTCTCTGAAAATCTCAACGAGTTTGAAAGGCTTCTGAGTttgtacaaacaga AAAAAACATGTCCTGTAGGATGGAGCAGCTTCAGCCATAGCTGCTATCTCCTCTCGGAAAGCTTTGGTTCCTGGGATGCAGCCAGAAAGGACTGCAAAGACAGAGGAGCAGATCTGGTGGTTATTGACAGCGCTGAAGAACAG ACCTTTCTCTCTACGATCACCACAAAAGACGCTTGGATtggtttaaatgacaaagaacaGGAGGGAACATGGAAATGGGTAGATGGGACTCCACTGACTCTGAC GTACTGGGCAAAAACACAACCTGATAATGGTGGAAAACAGGACTGTGCTTATGTCACAAAGGATGAGAGAAGGTCTTGGGGTGATGGTTGGTGTTTGATAGAATATCGTCAATGGATCTGCGAAAAAACACCAAACCCAA AAAATACATGTCCTGTAGGATGGAGCAGCTTCAACCATAGCTGCTATCTCCTCTCTGAAAGCTTTGGTTCCTGGGATGCAGCCAGAAGGGACTGCAGAGGCAGAGAAGCAGATCTGGTGGTTATTAACAGCCCTGAAGAACAG ACAGAAATTGTATCGGGGAAACAACCTGTCAGTGGAAGAAGACGCGGAGGAAGAATAAGGAAGTGTGGCAGTGTAGCAAGGATAAGGAAAACAGGACATGGAAAAGATGCCAACGAATGCAGGGGATGCAGCATACATTGCAGGAAAGAACATTTGCTATGA
- the LOC120433686 gene encoding C-type lectin domain family 17, member A-like isoform X4, whose protein sequence is MEEISARAESAEQDNPKPSTHHTGPNSCKGNRYLGVIVFWSLLGVLLLTRFVTHGVHYFIMIEERDSLNANLSTVSKKLAVMSEERDLLRANLSENLNEFERLLSLYKQKKTCPVGWSSFSHSCYLLSESFGSWDAARKDCKDRGADLVVIDSAEEQTFLSTITTKDAWIGLNDKEQEGTWKWVDGTPLTLTYWAKTQPDNGGKQDCAYVTKDERRSWGDGWCLIEYRQWICEKTPNPKNTCPVGWSSFNHSCYLLSESFGSWDAARRDCRGREADLVVINSPEEQKLYRGNNLSVEEDAEEE, encoded by the exons ATGGAGGAAATTTCTGCCCGTGCTGAATCTGCTGAACAAGACAACCCAAAACCGTCAACACATCACACAG gTCCAAACAGCTGTAAGGGGAATCGTTATTTAGGTGTCATTGTGTTTTGGAGTCTGCTGGGTGTTTTACTTCTAACTAGATTTGTCACTCATGGTGTCCACT actTCATTATGATTGAGGAAAGAGACAGCCTGAATGCAAATCTCTCCACTGTGAGTAAAAAACTTGCCGTCATGAGTGAGGAAAGAGACCTGCTGCGTGCCAACCTCTCTGAAAATCTCAACGAGTTTGAAAGGCTTCTGAGTttgtacaaacaga AAAAAACATGTCCTGTAGGATGGAGCAGCTTCAGCCATAGCTGCTATCTCCTCTCGGAAAGCTTTGGTTCCTGGGATGCAGCCAGAAAGGACTGCAAAGACAGAGGAGCAGATCTGGTGGTTATTGACAGCGCTGAAGAACAG ACCTTTCTCTCTACGATCACCACAAAAGACGCTTGGATtggtttaaatgacaaagaacaGGAGGGAACATGGAAATGGGTAGATGGGACTCCACTGACTCTGAC GTACTGGGCAAAAACACAACCTGATAATGGTGGAAAACAGGACTGTGCTTATGTCACAAAGGATGAGAGAAGGTCTTGGGGTGATGGTTGGTGTTTGATAGAATATCGTCAATGGATCTGCGAAAAAACACCAAACCCAA AAAATACATGTCCTGTAGGATGGAGCAGCTTCAACCATAGCTGCTATCTCCTCTCTGAAAGCTTTGGTTCCTGGGATGCAGCCAGAAGGGACTGCAGAGGCAGAGAAGCAGATCTGGTGGTTATTAACAGCCCTGAAGAACAG AAATTGTATCGGGGAAACAACCTGTCAGTGGAAGAAGACGCGGAGGAAGAATAA